From Pseudomonas sp. stari2, a single genomic window includes:
- a CDS encoding PucR family transcriptional regulator: protein MTPIPTLSARLATITREFANTPSLLTAKINHQLNGMAGYKDLTPEARKDLENSLSYTARLWCETLLTGEGLSQDTRRTLKEIGCRRVHQGVPLQSLMRGFSLGVREIWSGYLELARDDDALSKELLLQISGYMFDFFDDIAEEVVQAYLEEQIQKVRWREHLHQRLYHFLLHSPHDTEGFEDTLLALGLDASTPRVALALELPLRPVQPLQREDEFDRMTLQVARHLKIPVKELIRVWYRDRLVIWLPGIKGETLTQCDQRMSESAASLPALLPSLRGIGIGLLNQGIAGWVGTAEEAIKAIDLFPFNGAEVRVRRYSSVLIEDSVRSHDNTLRYLMSLIEQLSHEPDLLLTLEAFFSSGRHRAQTAKTLGIHPNTLNYRTGRIENLLGADLNDINWVSRLDTALKLRRHSISKGQER, encoded by the coding sequence CTCAACGGGATGGCAGGCTACAAAGACCTCACACCCGAAGCCCGCAAGGATCTGGAAAACTCCCTGAGCTACACCGCGCGCCTGTGGTGCGAAACGCTGCTGACCGGCGAGGGCTTGTCGCAGGACACTCGCCGAACGCTGAAGGAGATCGGTTGCCGGCGCGTCCATCAGGGTGTGCCCCTGCAATCGCTGATGCGCGGGTTCAGTCTTGGCGTTCGCGAGATCTGGAGCGGCTACCTGGAACTCGCCAGAGACGACGATGCATTAAGCAAGGAACTGTTGTTGCAGATTTCCGGCTACATGTTCGACTTCTTCGACGACATTGCCGAAGAAGTGGTCCAGGCGTATCTGGAAGAACAGATTCAGAAAGTTCGCTGGAGGGAGCATCTGCATCAGCGGCTTTATCACTTCCTGTTGCATTCACCGCACGATACCGAAGGATTCGAAGACACCCTGTTGGCACTCGGCCTGGACGCCAGCACGCCCCGCGTGGCGCTCGCGCTGGAACTGCCCTTGCGCCCTGTCCAGCCGTTGCAGCGCGAAGACGAATTCGACCGTATGACCCTGCAGGTTGCCCGGCACCTGAAGATTCCCGTCAAGGAACTGATCCGCGTCTGGTACCGCGACAGACTGGTGATCTGGCTGCCGGGCATCAAAGGCGAAACCCTCACGCAATGCGACCAGCGCATGAGCGAAAGCGCCGCGTCACTGCCGGCGTTGCTGCCGTCGTTGCGTGGTATCGGCATCGGTCTGCTGAATCAGGGGATCGCCGGCTGGGTCGGCACGGCGGAAGAAGCGATCAAGGCCATCGACCTGTTCCCATTCAACGGGGCCGAAGTACGTGTCAGACGCTATTCAAGCGTGCTGATCGAAGACAGCGTGCGCAGCCACGACAACACTCTCAGATACCTGATGTCGCTCATCGAGCAGCTCAGCCATGAACCCGACCTGCTGCTGACACTGGAAGCGTTTTTCTCAAGCGGCCGTCACCGCGCCCAGACCGCCAAGACCCTCGGCATCCACCCGAACACCCTCAATTACCGGACAGGGCGCATCGAGAACCTGCTGGGCGCGGATCTGAATGACATCAACTGGGTGAGCCGGCTGGACACGGCTCTGAAACTTCGCCGGCATTCGATCAGCAAGGGACAAGAGCGCTGA
- a CDS encoding type 1 glutamine amidotransferase domain-containing protein: MKILMVLTSHDQLGNTGKKTGFWLEEFAAPYYAFKDAGADITLVSPAGGQPPLDPKSDEPDAQTAETDRFRKDSAAQQALANTGRLADVSAEDFDAVFYPGGHGPLWDLAEDKHSIALIEAFARSNKPHGFVCHAPGVLRHVLGADGKALVKDRDVTGFTNSEEAAVGLTDVVPFLVENEFQRLGARYSKVADWQVHVVTDGKLVTGQNPASSAAVAEKLLKLLG; encoded by the coding sequence ATGAAAATCTTGATGGTTCTGACTTCCCACGATCAGCTCGGCAACACCGGCAAGAAAACCGGCTTCTGGCTCGAAGAGTTCGCCGCCCCCTACTACGCCTTCAAGGACGCCGGCGCCGATATCACCCTGGTCTCGCCCGCTGGCGGCCAGCCACCGCTGGATCCGAAAAGCGACGAACCCGACGCCCAGACCGCTGAAACCGACCGCTTCCGCAAGGATTCGGCGGCGCAACAAGCGCTGGCGAATACCGGGCGCCTGGCCGATGTCAGCGCCGAGGATTTCGATGCCGTGTTTTATCCAGGTGGCCACGGCCCGCTCTGGGATCTGGCCGAAGACAAGCATTCGATTGCCCTGATCGAAGCCTTCGCCCGCAGTAACAAACCTCATGGTTTCGTCTGCCACGCCCCGGGGGTGCTGCGGCATGTGCTCGGCGCTGACGGCAAAGCCTTGGTCAAGGATCGTGACGTCACCGGCTTCACCAACTCTGAAGAAGCGGCTGTCGGTCTGACGGATGTGGTGCCGTTCCTGGTCGAAAACGAGTTCCAGCGCCTCGGCGCCCGTTATTCCAAAGTCGCCGACTGGCAGGTGCACGTGGTGACTGACGGGAAACTGGTCACCGGCCAGAACCCAGCCAGCTCCGCCGCTGTCGCCGAGAAACTGTTGAAGCTGCTCGGCTGA
- a CDS encoding TetR/AcrR family transcriptional regulator, with translation MKPTYDDTRQHLLDTGHRMMAEKGFTSVGLNEILQTAGVPKGSFYHYFKSKELYGQALLEDYFVCYLADMERRLTLPDLNARERLMDYWQGWQDRCTLEGHGDECLVVKLSAEVADLSEAMRLTLRDGAERVVARITTCIEQGQADQCLPDGDARQLAETLYQLWLGASLLNKLQRTGQSLDTAMTTTRRLLDA, from the coding sequence ATGAAACCGACCTACGACGACACCCGCCAACACCTGCTCGACACCGGCCACCGGATGATGGCCGAAAAGGGCTTCACCAGTGTCGGCCTGAACGAGATCCTGCAAACCGCCGGTGTGCCCAAGGGCTCGTTCTATCACTACTTCAAATCCAAGGAGCTGTACGGCCAGGCGCTGCTTGAGGATTACTTCGTCTGTTACCTGGCCGACATGGAGCGGCGCCTGACGCTGCCCGACCTGAATGCCCGCGAGCGGCTGATGGACTACTGGCAAGGCTGGCAGGACCGCTGCACGCTGGAGGGGCATGGTGACGAGTGTCTGGTGGTGAAGCTCAGTGCCGAGGTGGCCGATCTGTCCGAAGCCATGCGCCTGACCTTGCGCGATGGCGCCGAGCGCGTGGTGGCGCGCATCACCACTTGCATCGAGCAGGGCCAGGCCGATCAATGCCTGCCCGACGGCGATGCCCGGCAACTGGCGGAAACCCTCTATCAGCTGTGGCTGGGGGCGAGTTTGTTGAACAAGTTGCAACGGACCGGGCAGTCGCTGGACACGGCGATGACGACCACCAGGCGACTGTTGGACGCCTGA